Below is a genomic region from Actinomadura sp. NAK00032.
GGCGCCGGGCTCGCCGCGTCGCGCGGCGGGCGGCGGTCCGGGATCGTGCGGCTGTCGCCGAGCCTGCGGTTCGTCGCCTTCGACATCGGCGCCACCTCGATCGACGTCGCCGTCACCGACGGGACGATGGAGGTGCTCGGCCACGTCAGCGAGCAGTGCGACGTCCGGCAGGGCGCCACCGTGGTCCTGGACCGGGCGCTCGACCTGCTCGGCAAGCTGCGGGACGAGGGCCTCATCCCGCAGGTGCACGGGACGGGCATCGGCGTGCCGGGCCCGGTCAGCTTCCGCGACGGGATGCCGGTCGTCCCGCCGATCATGCCGGGCTGGGACCGGTTCCCGGTCCGCGACGCGATCGGCCAGGAGCTCGGCTGCCCGGTGCTCGTCGACAACGACGTGAACCTGATGGCGCTCGGCGAGCTGCACGCCGGGCTCGCCCGGTCGGTGGACGACTTCCTGCTCGTCAAGATCGGCACCGGCATCGGCTGCGGCATCGTGGTGGACGGCGCCATCTACCGGGGCGTGTCCGGCAGCGCCGGGGACATCGGGCACATCCGCGTCGACGACGACGGGCCGATGTGCGCGTGCGGGAACGCGGGCTGCCTGGAGGCCTACTTCGGCGGCGCCGCCCTCGCCCGGGACGCCGAGGCGGCGGCCCGGTCGGGGGAGTCGCCCGCGCTCGCGGCGCTGCTGGAGGCGCGCGGCGAGCTGACCGCCGAGCACGTCGGCGAGGCGGCCGCCGCGGGCGACCCGGCGGCGGTGCGCATCATCCGGGAGGGCGGCCGGCACGTCGGGCAGGTCCTCGCCGGGCTGGTCAGCTTCTTCAACCCCGGGCTGGTGATCATCGCGGGCGGTGTCGCCGGGCTCGGCCACACGCTGCTCGCCGAGATCCGCAGCGTCGTCTACCGCCGGTCCGCGCCGCTCGCGACCGGCAACCTGCCGATCGTGCTGTCCGAACTCGCCGCCGCGGCGGGCGTGGTCGGCGGCGCGCGGCTCATCAGCGACCACGTCTTCTCCGCGTCCTGAGGAGGCCCCCCAATGGAACCGCTGCTGCTCATGCGCGGCATCGTCAAGCAGTTCCCCGGCGTCCGCGCGCTGGGCGGCGTCGACCTCGACGTCCGCCCGGGCGAGGTGCACTGCCTGCTCGGGCAGAACGGCGCCGGGAAGTCCACCCTGATCAAGGTGCTCGCCGGCGCGCACCAGCCGGACGAGGGCGAGATCGTCTTCGCCGGCGAGCCGGTGCGGCTGGCCGGGCCGACCGCCGCGATGCGGGCCGGCATCGCGACCATCTACCAGGAGCTCGACCTGGTCGACGGGCTGTCGGTCGCCGAGAACATCTTCCTCGGGCACGAGAAGGCCCGGTTCGGGTTCACCCGGCGCGGGGACGCCGAGCGGGCGGCGCGCGAGCTGCTCGGCCGGCTCGGGCACGGCGAGATCCCGCCGCGCCGCGAGGTCGGGCGGCTGCCCGCGGCGGGCAAGCAGGTCGTCAGCATGGCCCGCGCCCTGTCGCACGAGGCGCGGCTCATCGTGATGGACGAGCCGTCCGCCGCGCTCGCGCACGACGAGGTCGGCAACCTGTTCCGCATCATCCGCGAGCTGACCGCCGCCGGCGTCGCCGTCGTGTACATCTCCCACCGGCTGGAGGAGATCCGCGAGATCGGCGACCGGGTGACCGTCCTCAAGGACGGCAAGGCCGTGGCGGGCGGCCTGCCCGCCAAGACCACCGAGACCGACCGGATCGTCTCGCTGATGACCGGCCGGGACGTCGAGTACGTCTTCCCGGAGCGGCCCGAGCAGGAGGGCGAGCGGGCCGAGGTGCTGCGCGTCGAGGGGCTCACGCTGCCCGGCGCGTTCGAGGACGTCTCGCTCACCGTGCACGCCGGCGAGATCGTCGGGCTGGCCGGGCTTGTCGGGTCCGGGCGCTCGGAGATCCTGGAGACCGTCTACGGCGCCCGGCGGCCCGCGCGCGGGCGGGTGCTGGTGGACGGCCGGCCCGTCCGCCCCGGCGACACCGGCGCGGCGGTGCGGCGCGGCATGGGCATGGCGCCGGAGGAGCGCAAGAGCCAGGCGCTGCTGCTGAACGAGTCCGTCGCCGGGAACGTCAGCGTCGCCGGGCTGTCGCGGTACGCCTCCTTCGGCTGGCTCAACCGCCGCCGCGAGCTGGCGGACGTCCGCCGCCAGATCGAGTCGCTCGACATCCGGCCGCCCGACCCGCGGCGGCCCGTGGTGACGCTGTCGGGCGGCAACCAGCAGAAGGTCGTCCTCGCCCGCTGGCTGCTCGGCGCGACCGGGCTGCGGCTGCTGATCCTGGACGAGCCGACTCGCGGCGTCGACGTCGGCGCCCGCGCCGAGCTGTACGCGGTGATCCGCGAGCTGGCCGGCCGCGGGATCGGGGTGCTGCTGGTGTCCAGCGAGGTCCCCGAGGTGCTGGGGCTCGCCGACCGGGTCCTCGTCGTCCGGGAGGGGCGGGTCGTGCACACCGGCGACGCCCGCGACCTCGACGAGGCCGCCGTGCTCAACATGATCATGGAAGGGAGCGCCCTGTGACCGATACGGCTCATTCTGGGGGGACGACCCCCCAGTCCCCCCGGACCGGCTCGGGTCACTCTGGGGGGACGACCCCCCGGACCCCCCGGACCGGCTCGGGAGTGGACGAGCGCGGTTCGGCGCCCGTCGCGAAGAAGCCGGGCGGCGGCGGGCCGTGGCGGCCGTTCGCGCGCGGCGGCGGCGCCGGGACCCGGGAGATGCACCATCTCGGGCTGGCCGCCGCGCTGGTCCTGCTCGCGGCCGTCGGCCTGGTGACCGAGCCGGACAACTTCGGCACGTCCGGGAACGTCGTCGGCATCCTCGCGCTCGCCGCCACCATCGGCGTGATCACCGTCGGCCAGACCTTCGTGATCATCGGCGGCGGGATCGACCTGTCCGTCGGGTCGGTGATGGCGCTCGCGTCGGTGTGGGCGACCACCGTCGCGACGCAGTCCTACGGGCCGGCCGTGATGGCGCTGTGCGCGATCCTCGTCGGGACGGGCTCGGGCGTCGTGACCGGGCTGCTCATCTCCTACGGGCGGATGGTCCCGTTCATCGCGACGCTCGCGATGCTCGTCGCCGCGCGGGGCCTCGCGCAGCGGATGTCGGACCGCAAGACCCAGCTCGTCCGGCCCGAGAACGACGCCATCGAGGCGCTGTCCACCACGAAGGTGCTCGGGCTGCCCCTCGTCGTCTACATCTTCGCGGCCGTCGCGGTCGCCGGGTGGCTGCTGCTCAACCGCACCACGTTCGGCCGCCGGACGTTCGCGGTCGGCGGCAACCCGGAGGCGGCGCGGCTCGCCGGCATCGACGTCCGGCGGCACACCCTGCTGCTGTACGCGCTGTCCGGGTTCTGCTGCGGCATCGCGGCGCTCATCATCATGGCCCGCACCACCACCGGCTCCAGCACCCACGGCGACCTCTACGAGCTCGACGCGATCGCCGCCGTCATCATCGGCGGGACGCTGCTCACCGGTGGCCGCGGCACCGTCGTCGGGTCGATCCTCGGCGTGCTGATCTTCACCCTCATCACCAACCTGTTCATCCTGAACGGCCTGCAGACCAGCGACCAGCTCATCGCCAAGGGCGTGATCATCGTGATCGCCGTGCTGCTGCAGCGCCGCGGGCTCCGCTCGCCCACCTGACCCCCGTCCACCACCCCCATGTCCAGCGCCGCGCGCCGCGGGGAGGCGCGCGGCGGGGGACGCCCCATCCCTTCACCAGGAGCACGTCATGCGTGATCAGAGCCCTCGTCCCACCCGCAGAGGCGTCCTGTTCTCCGGCGCCGTCGTCGCGGCCGGCGGCCTCGCCGCCGCCTGCACCAGCAACAGCGAGAAGAGCGACGCGGCGCCCGCGGCGCAGGCCGGGTCGCTCGCCGGCGACAACGACAAGCCGGGCAAGCAGGTCACCGTCGGGTTCTCCGCGCCGGCCGCCGACCACGGCTGGATCGCGGCGATCGCCAAGAACGCCGAGGCGCAGGCCAAGAAGTACAAGGACGTGACGTTCAAGCCGGTCGAGCCGACCAACGACATCAACCAGCAGATCTCCGCCGTCGAGTCGCTGATCCGGGCGAAGGTGAACGTCCTGGTGATCCTGCCGAACGACGGCGAGCAGCTGAACCAGGTCGCGCGCAAGGCGATGGACGCCGGCATCCCGGTCGTCAGCCTCGACCGCGTCTTCCCCGACAAGCTGTCCTACCGGACGTGGGTCGGCGGCGACAACTACGGCATGGGCGTCTCCGCCGGGAACTACATCGGCAAGAAGCTCAAGGACAAGGGCGTCTCCAACCCGGTGATCGTGGAGATCCAGGGCATCGCGACCCTGCCGCTGACGCAGGACCGCAGCAAGGGCTTCGCGGACGCCCTCAAGTCCTACGGCTTCAGCGTCACCGCGAAGCAGGACGCCAAGTTCACCGTCGAGTCCGGCAACCAGGTCGCCGCCAACCTGCTCCAGGCGCACAAGAAGATCGACGCGCTGTGGAACCACGACGACGACCAGGGCGTCGGCGTGCTCGCCGCGATCAAGCAGTCCGGCCGCAAGGAGTTCTTCATGGTCGGCGGCGCCGGATCCGCCAACGCGATGCGGGAGATCAAGGCGGGCGGCGTGCTGGAGGCGACCGTCACCTACCCGCCGACGATGGCCGCGTCCGCGATCAAGCTGGGCCGGCTCATCGCGCAGGGCAAGGGCATGACCGACCTGGTGGAGCTGCAGGTGCCGCAGTCGATCACGCTGGCGTCCGAGACCGTCACCAAGGCCAACGTCGACACGTACATGCCGCTCGGCTTCGAGTCCTGAGCGACGGGGGCGCCGGCGCGCCCGCCCCGGAGCCGGGGCGGGCGCCCCGGCCCCGGGGGGCCGGGGGCCGCCCCGGAAGACGACACAGAGAGGTGAGCTGAACATGACGACCGTCGGAGTCGGGATGGTCGGGCACGCGTTCATGGGACGCGCCCACTCCCAGGCGTGGCGCAGCGTCGGGCCGTTCTTCGGGCCGCCGCTGACGCCCGTCATGACCGCCCTGGCCGGACGCTCCGCCGACCGCGCCCGCGCCGCCGCCGCGACGCTCGGCTGGGCGTCGGTCGAGACCGACTGGAAGGAGCTGCTCCGCCGCGACGACGTCCAGCTCGTCGACATCTGCACGCCGGGCGACATGCACGCCGAGATCGCGGTCGCCGCGCTGGAGGCGGGCAAGCACGTGCTGTGCGAGAAGCCGCTCGCCAACTCCGTCGCCGAGGCCGAGGCGATGGCGGCGGCCGCCGACCGGGCGCGCGAGCGCGGGATCCGGTCGATGGTCGGGTTCAACTACCGGCGCGTCCCGGCGGTCACCCTCGCCCGGCGGCTGGTGGACGAGGGGCGCGTCGGGACCGTCCGGCACGTCCGCGCCCAGTACCTCCAGGACTGGCTCGCCGACCCGGCGTCGCCGTTCACCTGGCGGATGGACCGCGACAAGGCCGGGTCCGGCGCGCTCGGCGACATCGGCGCGCACATCATCGACACCGCGCAGTTCATCACCGGGCAGTCGCTCGTCGGCGTGTCGGCGCTGACGGACACCTTCGTCCCGGAGCGCCCCGTGCCGGGCGGCGGCACCGCGCGGGTCACCGTGGACGACGCGGCCCTGTTCATCGGGCGCACCGACGGCGGCGCGCTCGCCTCGTTCGAGGCCACCCGGTTCGCCACCGGGCGCAAGAACTCGCTGCGCATCGAGGTCAGCGGCTCCGCCGGCGCGCTGTCGTTCGACCTCGAGTCGCTCAACGAACTGTGGTTCTACGACCGGGCGGAGGACGACGCGACCGCCGGGTTCCGCCGGATCGTCGTCACCGAGCCCGTCCACCCGTACGCCGGGCACTGGTGGCCGCCCGGCCACATGCTCGGCTACGAGCACACCTTCACCCACCAGATGGCCGACCTGCTCACCGCCATCGCGGACGGCACCGACCCGCGGCCGTCGTTCGCCGACGGGCTGCAGGTGCAGCGCGTCCTCGCCGCGGTCGCCGGCAGCGCGGCGTCCCGCCGCTGGGTCGACGTCGAAGGGAGCGCATGACCATGGCACGACCGATCACCCTGTTCACCGGCCAGTGGGCGGACCTGCCGTTCGAGGAGGTCTGCCGGCTGGCGTCCGGCTGGGGCTACGAGGGCCTGGAGATCGCCTGCTGGGGCGACCACTTCGAGGTCGACAAGGCCCTCGCCGACGACTCCTACGTCCCGCGCAAGCTGGAGACGCTCGCCAAGCACGACCTGAAGGTGTGGGCGATCTCCAACCACCTCGTCGGGCAGGCCGTCTGCGACCACCCCGACGAGCGGCACCAGGCGATCCTGCCCGAGCGGATCTGGGGCGACGGGGAGCCCGAGGGCGTCCGGCGGCGCGCCGCCGAGGAGATCAAGGACACCGCGCGGGCGGCCGCCAAGCTCGGCGTGGACACCGTCGTCGGCTTCACGGGCTCGTCGATCTGGCACACGGTCGCGATGTTCCCGCCCACCCCCGACGCCATGGTGGAGCGCGGCTACGCCGACTTCGCCGAGCGCTGGAACCCGATCCTGGACGTGTTCGACGAGGTGGGCGTCCGGTTCGCGCACGAGGTCCACCCGAGCGAGATCGCCTACGACTACTGGACGACCGTCCGGACGCTGGAGGCGATCGGGCACCGCCCCGCGTTCGGGCTGAACTTCGACCCGTCGCACTTCGTGTGGCAGGAGCTCGACCCGGTCGGGTTCCTGTTCGACTTCCGCGACCGCATCTACCACGTCGACTGCAAGGACACCAAGGTCCGTACGGGCGACGGCCGGCGCGGGCGGCTGTCGTCGCACCTGCCGTGGGCGGACATGCGGCGCGGCTGGGACTTCATCTCCACCGGCCGCGGCGACGTGCCCTGGGAGGACGTGTTCCGCGCCCTCAACTCGATCGGCTACGGCGGCCCGATCTCGGTCGAGTGGGAGGACGCGGGCATGGACCGCCTCCAGGGCGCGCCCGAGGCGCTGGAGTTCGTCCGCGCCCTGAACGCCATGACGCCGCCGGAGGGCGCGTTCGACGCCGCGTTCTCGTCGGACTGAGCGGGCGGTTACGGCAGGGCGCGGAAGTCGGCGAAGTCGAAGCCGGGGGAGACCACGCAGCTGACGAGGACCTCCTCGTCCCCGGCGGGGCGCGCGGCCTGCCAGACGCCGGGCGGCACGACGGCCTGGGGGATCTGCCCGTCCGCCAGGCCGTCGCCGAGCACGACGGTCTCCGGGGCGCCGGACGGGCGCTCGCCGTCGCCGCCGAGCAGCAGCGCCAGCGGCCCGCCCCGGTGCCACAGCCACACCTCGGCGGACCGCACGGCGTGCCACATCGACTCCTCGCCGGGCGGCAGCAGGAAGTAGATGCCGGTCGCGCTCGCGCGCTCGCCGGGGTAGCCGTCCGGGGCGAGGGAGACGCCCGACCGCCACGTCTCCCGGTACCAGCCGCCCTCCGGATGCGGCAGCAGGCCGAGCGCGGCGGCGGTGGCGGGCCGGTCGAGCAGCGCCACGTGCCGCCCGTCCGGGCCGCGCCGCAGGTAGCGGACGCGGGCCGCGGCCGTCTTGTCGACCGTGCCGCGGCCGGGCACCGCGCCGGGCTCGGGGTCGAGCTCGACCGCGACGACCTGGCCGCCGCCG
It encodes:
- a CDS encoding ROK family transcriptional regulator encodes the protein MRMSARPQNVHQARLLRLLRDEGPRSRAELGDVVRLSRSKLAVELDRLVELGLVEGAGLAASRGGRRSGIVRLSPSLRFVAFDIGATSIDVAVTDGTMEVLGHVSEQCDVRQGATVVLDRALDLLGKLRDEGLIPQVHGTGIGVPGPVSFRDGMPVVPPIMPGWDRFPVRDAIGQELGCPVLVDNDVNLMALGELHAGLARSVDDFLLVKIGTGIGCGIVVDGAIYRGVSGSAGDIGHIRVDDDGPMCACGNAGCLEAYFGGAALARDAEAAARSGESPALAALLEARGELTAEHVGEAAAAGDPAAVRIIREGGRHVGQVLAGLVSFFNPGLVIIAGGVAGLGHTLLAEIRSVVYRRSAPLATGNLPIVLSELAAAAGVVGGARLISDHVFSAS
- a CDS encoding sugar ABC transporter ATP-binding protein, giving the protein MEPLLLMRGIVKQFPGVRALGGVDLDVRPGEVHCLLGQNGAGKSTLIKVLAGAHQPDEGEIVFAGEPVRLAGPTAAMRAGIATIYQELDLVDGLSVAENIFLGHEKARFGFTRRGDAERAARELLGRLGHGEIPPRREVGRLPAAGKQVVSMARALSHEARLIVMDEPSAALAHDEVGNLFRIIRELTAAGVAVVYISHRLEEIREIGDRVTVLKDGKAVAGGLPAKTTETDRIVSLMTGRDVEYVFPERPEQEGERAEVLRVEGLTLPGAFEDVSLTVHAGEIVGLAGLVGSGRSEILETVYGARRPARGRVLVDGRPVRPGDTGAAVRRGMGMAPEERKSQALLLNESVAGNVSVAGLSRYASFGWLNRRRELADVRRQIESLDIRPPDPRRPVVTLSGGNQQKVVLARWLLGATGLRLLILDEPTRGVDVGARAELYAVIRELAGRGIGVLLVSSEVPEVLGLADRVLVVREGRVVHTGDARDLDEAAVLNMIMEGSAL
- a CDS encoding ABC transporter permease, translating into MDERGSAPVAKKPGGGGPWRPFARGGGAGTREMHHLGLAAALVLLAAVGLVTEPDNFGTSGNVVGILALAATIGVITVGQTFVIIGGGIDLSVGSVMALASVWATTVATQSYGPAVMALCAILVGTGSGVVTGLLISYGRMVPFIATLAMLVAARGLAQRMSDRKTQLVRPENDAIEALSTTKVLGLPLVVYIFAAVAVAGWLLLNRTTFGRRTFAVGGNPEAARLAGIDVRRHTLLLYALSGFCCGIAALIIMARTTTGSSTHGDLYELDAIAAVIIGGTLLTGGRGTVVGSILGVLIFTLITNLFILNGLQTSDQLIAKGVIIVIAVLLQRRGLRSPT
- a CDS encoding ABC transporter substrate-binding protein; amino-acid sequence: MRDQSPRPTRRGVLFSGAVVAAGGLAAACTSNSEKSDAAPAAQAGSLAGDNDKPGKQVTVGFSAPAADHGWIAAIAKNAEAQAKKYKDVTFKPVEPTNDINQQISAVESLIRAKVNVLVILPNDGEQLNQVARKAMDAGIPVVSLDRVFPDKLSYRTWVGGDNYGMGVSAGNYIGKKLKDKGVSNPVIVEIQGIATLPLTQDRSKGFADALKSYGFSVTAKQDAKFTVESGNQVAANLLQAHKKIDALWNHDDDQGVGVLAAIKQSGRKEFFMVGGAGSANAMREIKAGGVLEATVTYPPTMAASAIKLGRLIAQGKGMTDLVELQVPQSITLASETVTKANVDTYMPLGFES
- a CDS encoding Gfo/Idh/MocA family protein, with protein sequence MTTVGVGMVGHAFMGRAHSQAWRSVGPFFGPPLTPVMTALAGRSADRARAAAATLGWASVETDWKELLRRDDVQLVDICTPGDMHAEIAVAALEAGKHVLCEKPLANSVAEAEAMAAAADRARERGIRSMVGFNYRRVPAVTLARRLVDEGRVGTVRHVRAQYLQDWLADPASPFTWRMDRDKAGSGALGDIGAHIIDTAQFITGQSLVGVSALTDTFVPERPVPGGGTARVTVDDAALFIGRTDGGALASFEATRFATGRKNSLRIEVSGSAGALSFDLESLNELWFYDRAEDDATAGFRRIVVTEPVHPYAGHWWPPGHMLGYEHTFTHQMADLLTAIADGTDPRPSFADGLQVQRVLAAVAGSAASRRWVDVEGSA
- a CDS encoding sugar phosphate isomerase/epimerase translates to MARPITLFTGQWADLPFEEVCRLASGWGYEGLEIACWGDHFEVDKALADDSYVPRKLETLAKHDLKVWAISNHLVGQAVCDHPDERHQAILPERIWGDGEPEGVRRRAAEEIKDTARAAAKLGVDTVVGFTGSSIWHTVAMFPPTPDAMVERGYADFAERWNPILDVFDEVGVRFAHEVHPSEIAYDYWTTVRTLEAIGHRPAFGLNFDPSHFVWQELDPVGFLFDFRDRIYHVDCKDTKVRTGDGRRGRLSSHLPWADMRRGWDFISTGRGDVPWEDVFRALNSIGYGGPISVEWEDAGMDRLQGAPEALEFVRALNAMTPPEGAFDAAFSSD
- a CDS encoding cupin domain-containing protein, producing MLLITTLDAWQAAAGPRFVLSDAGAVWAPQEAALAVADDAFPGGGQVVAVELDPEPGAVPGRGTVDKTAAARVRYLRRGPDGRHVALLDRPATAAALGLLPHPEGGWYRETWRSGVSLAPDGYPGERASATGIYFLLPPGEESMWHAVRSAEVWLWHRGGPLALLLGGDGERPSGAPETVVLGDGLADGQIPQAVVPPGVWQAARPAGDEEVLVSCVVSPGFDFADFRALP